One region of Haladaptatus cibarius D43 genomic DNA includes:
- a CDS encoding nitroreductase family protein, with amino-acid sequence MSQNLSPEELDVDHDAEFPNVIEALHTRRSGHNFDPDEELDEETLEELIRDAAIAPSSYNLQPWEFVSIQDDERLDEIVEIAYGQEHIRDAGTAILVVGHTDAKTADRVFDEWVEAGRLDEETAAETKAQTVGMYDDEQMGRDYAIRNASLAAENLMVSAHARGLTATPMIGFDQERITEFLDLPDDEIPVMLLAVGPSGGEESDRLPRRSVEEILHKESY; translated from the coding sequence ATGTCACAGAATCTGTCTCCCGAGGAGTTGGATGTAGACCACGACGCCGAATTTCCGAACGTCATCGAAGCACTCCACACCCGGCGGTCGGGGCACAACTTCGACCCCGATGAGGAGTTGGACGAAGAAACGCTGGAAGAACTGATTCGAGACGCGGCAATCGCCCCGTCTTCGTACAACCTCCAGCCGTGGGAGTTCGTCTCGATTCAAGACGACGAACGATTGGACGAAATCGTAGAAATCGCCTACGGCCAAGAACACATCCGCGATGCTGGAACCGCAATTTTGGTCGTGGGTCACACCGACGCGAAGACGGCAGACCGCGTTTTTGACGAGTGGGTCGAAGCGGGCCGACTGGACGAGGAAACTGCGGCGGAGACGAAAGCCCAGACGGTCGGCATGTACGACGACGAGCAGATGGGCCGCGACTACGCGATTCGGAACGCCAGCCTCGCCGCCGAGAATCTAATGGTCTCCGCACACGCGAGAGGACTGACCGCCACGCCGATGATTGGGTTCGACCAAGAGCGTATCACGGAGTTCCTCGACCTGCCCGACGACGAGATTCCAGTGATGCTTCTCGCAGTCGGCCCAAGCGGCGGCGAGGAATCCGACCGTCTTCCTCGGCGCTCTGTCGAAGAAATCCTGCACAAGGAATCGTACTGA
- a CDS encoding peptidoglycan recognition protein family protein, producing the protein MKQNRRNLLKQLGAVGAVGFGSVGLSGTASAHVQDPYADRWVAADSSNYSNTNRSASSINWVVIHVTQGSYSGAVSWLQNPDSNVSAQYVMRNSDGHTTQMVHNEDTAWHAGGTNYNAHSVGIEHEGWVGETNFTDALYQKSANIVSWLCDTYGISKTHPTGVAPCDARDGSGIIGHHQVPESDCGYNDHTDPGSTWDWDYFMSLVNGDSGGGGGNRFADGDRITPTANLNTREQPGTDQPIVATISPGEVGEIMNGPVDKDGYRWWGVHWLDRNVWGWSVEQYLADA; encoded by the coding sequence ATGAAACAGAATAGAAGAAACCTACTGAAACAGCTCGGAGCGGTTGGTGCAGTTGGATTCGGAAGCGTTGGACTGTCCGGAACGGCGAGTGCACACGTCCAAGACCCCTACGCGGACAGATGGGTCGCGGCGGATTCGAGCAACTATTCGAACACGAACAGGAGTGCGAGTTCGATTAATTGGGTCGTCATCCACGTAACGCAGGGAAGCTATTCCGGGGCCGTCAGTTGGCTCCAGAATCCCGACTCCAACGTCAGCGCCCAGTACGTGATGCGGAACTCCGACGGCCACACCACGCAGATGGTTCACAACGAAGATACCGCGTGGCACGCTGGCGGCACGAACTACAACGCCCACTCCGTCGGTATCGAACACGAAGGCTGGGTCGGCGAGACGAACTTCACCGACGCACTGTACCAGAAATCCGCCAACATCGTCAGTTGGCTCTGTGACACCTACGGCATCTCGAAGACCCATCCAACCGGAGTTGCGCCGTGCGACGCCCGAGACGGAAGCGGCATCATCGGTCACCATCAAGTGCCAGAATCCGATTGCGGCTACAACGACCACACCGACCCCGGTTCGACGTGGGACTGGGACTACTTCATGAGCCTCGTCAACGGTGACAGCGGCGGTGGTGGCGGAAACAGGTTCGCTGACGGCGACCGAATTACGCCGACTGCCAACCTGAATACGCGCGAACAACCCGGAACCGACCAACCAATCGTCGCCACGATTTCGCCCGGCGAAGTCGGCGAAATCATGAACGGCCCAGTCGATAAAGACGGCTACCGCTGGTGGGGCGTCCACTGGCTCGACCGCAACGTGTGGGGCTGGTCGGTCGAACAGTACCTCGCCGACGCATAG
- a CDS encoding tyrosine--tRNA ligase, with protein MDAYDLISRNADELVTEEEVRDLAADPEGKRAYVGYEPSGVLHIGHMLTANKLIDLQEAGFEVVILLADVHAYLNDKGTFEEIRETAERMKEQFIAYGLDEENTEFRFGSEFQMDDDYVLDLHSLELETTLNRARRAMSEIQSGESTKVSQAVYPLMQALDIEYLDLDLAIGGMEQRKVHMLARDTLPSIGYDAPTCIHTPLIADLGSGEGKMSSSKGITISMEDSTEDIEEKVNSAFCPPTRDPEGDLENPVLQIFEYHVFPRFQQVVVERPDKYGGNLEYDDYHSLEDDLESGELHPADAKSALSSYLDNLIAPGREKIQQAE; from the coding sequence ATGGACGCTTACGACTTAATCTCCCGGAACGCCGACGAGTTAGTGACCGAAGAGGAGGTGCGCGACCTCGCCGCCGACCCCGAAGGCAAGCGCGCCTACGTCGGCTACGAACCCTCCGGTGTCCTCCACATCGGGCACATGCTCACCGCGAACAAACTCATCGACTTGCAGGAGGCCGGTTTCGAAGTCGTCATCCTCCTCGCCGACGTCCACGCCTACCTGAACGACAAGGGCACCTTCGAGGAAATTCGAGAGACTGCGGAGCGCATGAAAGAGCAGTTCATCGCCTACGGACTGGACGAGGAAAACACCGAGTTCCGATTCGGTTCCGAGTTCCAGATGGACGACGACTACGTCCTCGACCTCCACAGCCTCGAACTGGAGACGACGCTCAACCGCGCGAGAAGGGCGATGTCGGAAATCCAGAGCGGCGAATCCACGAAAGTCTCCCAAGCAGTCTACCCCCTGATGCAGGCGCTCGACATTGAATACCTCGACTTAGACCTCGCAATCGGCGGCATGGAACAGCGAAAAGTCCACATGCTCGCCCGCGACACCCTCCCGAGCATCGGCTACGACGCACCGACCTGCATCCACACGCCACTCATCGCCGACCTCGGTTCTGGCGAAGGAAAGATGTCCTCCAGCAAGGGCATCACTATTTCGATGGAGGATTCGACCGAAGACATCGAGGAGAAGGTAAACTCGGCGTTCTGCCCGCCGACCCGCGACCCCGAGGGCGACCTCGAAAATCCGGTGCTTCAAATCTTCGAATACCACGTCTTCCCGCGATTCCAGCAGGTCGTTGTCGAACGTCCCGACAAGTACGGCGGCAATCTCGAATACGACGACTACCACTCGCTCGAAGACGATTTGGAGAGCGGCGAGTTGCATCCGGCAGACGCAAAGAGCGCGCTTTCGTCCTACTTGGACAACCTCATCGCGCCCGGACGAGAAAAGATTCAGCAGGCAGAGTAA
- the rnz gene encoding ribonuclease Z, with product MSMRVTFLGTSGAVPTTERNPSAILVNREGDRLLFDAAEGTQRQMMRFGTGFTVSDLFISHLHGDHVLGIPGLVQTWNFNDRDDPLMIYTPRGTGDDIDTLVHAVGSQPSFPIHITEVAPGEVAVRRDDYEVRAFRTKHETNSLGYALVEDDRKGRFDREHAEELGVPVGPKFQQLHAGNPVELEDGTVVKPEQVVGDPRPGRKFVYTADTRPSEQVVSVAEDADLLVHDATFANDRADRAKKTAHSTAAEAGNIAQRAEAVRLALMHVSSRYAGNVSAHLREAREEFDGEVFAPDDGEIIDVPYREE from the coding sequence ATGTCGATGCGAGTCACCTTCCTCGGAACCAGTGGGGCAGTGCCGACGACGGAGCGAAACCCGAGTGCCATCCTCGTCAACCGGGAAGGCGACCGTTTGCTGTTCGACGCAGCAGAGGGAACCCAACGCCAGATGATGCGCTTTGGAACCGGATTTACGGTTTCTGACCTATTCATCTCGCATCTCCACGGCGACCACGTCCTCGGGATTCCCGGCCTTGTCCAGACGTGGAATTTCAACGACCGTGACGACCCGCTGATGATTTACACGCCGCGCGGAACCGGCGACGACATCGACACGCTGGTTCACGCGGTTGGCAGTCAGCCGTCGTTTCCGATTCACATAACGGAAGTCGCGCCCGGCGAGGTGGCCGTCCGGCGCGACGACTACGAAGTCCGCGCGTTTCGAACCAAGCACGAAACTAATTCCTTGGGCTACGCGCTGGTCGAAGACGACCGAAAAGGTCGCTTCGACCGCGAACATGCCGAAGAACTCGGCGTTCCGGTCGGGCCGAAGTTCCAGCAACTCCACGCCGGAAATCCGGTCGAACTCGAAGACGGAACCGTGGTCAAGCCCGAACAGGTCGTCGGCGACCCGCGACCCGGCCGCAAATTCGTCTACACCGCGGACACGCGCCCGTCGGAACAGGTGGTTTCGGTGGCTGAAGACGCCGACCTGCTTGTTCACGATGCGACCTTCGCAAACGACAGAGCCGACCGTGCGAAAAAGACCGCTCACTCGACTGCGGCAGAGGCCGGAAACATCGCCCAACGAGCGGAGGCGGTTCGACTCGCATTGATGCACGTTTCCTCGCGCTACGCGGGCAACGTTTCTGCACATCTTCGGGAAGCCCGCGAGGAGTTCGACGGCGAGGTGTTCGCCCCCGACGATGGCGAAATCATCGACGTCCCGTATCGAGAAGAATAG
- a CDS encoding DUF460 domain-containing protein — MSERTSALDVLVYGVDIQSGDVRGNSPSYALVVYDGEQVDRDVVSYRKLRRLVERDEPALLATDNMYELAENKDALVHFLRGLPDVTRLVQVTGAERPEPLSRVASRHGVPYGKKPMREAEAAARLAAMNVGHEVTAFTDTTRVKVSRGRSTGKGGWSEDRFTRRIHGSVKETTRKVESELRSAGLEYEREVTEKYGGYSNAVFEVSARPGDIPVSSRRAGDVRVEIERLRRDGIEFEPLVKRRDHVIVGIDPGTTTAVALTGLDGSLLDVWSTRTADTADVIEWIIERGRPIIVAADVTPMPETVEKIRRSFDAAPWTPETDLPIDEKQHRTREENYDNDHQRDAMAAAFFAFDGHEDQFERIARKVPGGMNPSEVTARVVAGDESVEAAVEALSDDPEPEEEKSEHTVRELSAEEKRIKQLESQVERLQSHTDDLRETVEEKDDRIEGLEGDLSDARREERENVRARREISRLQRENNRLEDELDDRDDRIEELDGKLERLKELWKLDHSNFSDVAEQKAGLVAVKPISKFTNDAIDAAHESYGLAENDVIYLRDASGAGRSTAKRLADISPRVVLKAGGISEVADELLFDNDIPVGPASDVTIQEIDELAVAREAEVETVIEEWRDRAEDRRKEEKTEQLDQLISEHRAERRADERRSSSSSSTSSSSSSSSSFGN, encoded by the coding sequence GTGAGCGAGCGAACGAGTGCCCTCGACGTTCTCGTCTACGGCGTTGACATCCAAAGCGGGGACGTGCGGGGTAATTCTCCCTCTTACGCGCTCGTCGTCTACGATGGCGAGCAGGTAGACCGCGATGTCGTTTCCTATCGGAAACTCCGCCGCCTCGTAGAGCGCGACGAACCCGCGCTGTTGGCGACGGACAACATGTACGAACTCGCCGAGAACAAGGACGCCCTCGTCCACTTCCTTCGGGGGCTTCCGGACGTGACGCGACTCGTTCAAGTAACCGGTGCGGAACGACCGGAACCGCTCTCCCGAGTCGCATCCAGACACGGGGTACCTTACGGCAAGAAGCCGATGCGCGAAGCGGAGGCGGCGGCCAGACTCGCCGCGATGAACGTCGGCCACGAAGTAACGGCGTTCACCGACACCACTCGGGTCAAGGTTTCTCGCGGCCGTTCGACCGGAAAAGGTGGGTGGAGCGAAGACCGCTTTACTCGCAGAATCCACGGTTCCGTGAAAGAAACCACCCGAAAAGTCGAATCCGAACTTCGGAGCGCCGGATTGGAGTACGAACGCGAAGTCACCGAAAAGTACGGCGGCTACTCCAACGCGGTGTTCGAGGTGTCCGCACGCCCGGGCGACATTCCGGTTTCCTCCCGTAGAGCGGGCGACGTTCGCGTCGAAATCGAGCGCCTCCGTCGGGATGGCATCGAGTTCGAACCCCTCGTCAAGCGCCGCGACCACGTCATCGTCGGTATCGACCCCGGAACGACCACGGCAGTCGCGCTGACCGGTTTGGACGGGTCGCTCCTCGACGTGTGGAGTACGCGAACCGCGGACACCGCGGACGTCATCGAATGGATAATCGAACGCGGACGCCCGATTATCGTCGCCGCGGACGTGACGCCGATGCCGGAAACCGTCGAGAAGATTCGCCGGAGTTTCGACGCGGCCCCGTGGACGCCCGAAACCGACCTTCCGATTGACGAAAAACAGCATCGAACTCGGGAGGAAAACTACGACAACGACCATCAGCGCGACGCCATGGCCGCCGCGTTTTTCGCCTTCGACGGCCACGAAGACCAGTTCGAGCGCATCGCTCGGAAAGTCCCGGGAGGGATGAATCCGAGCGAAGTCACCGCCCGCGTGGTTGCGGGAGACGAGAGCGTCGAGGCCGCCGTTGAAGCCCTCTCGGACGACCCGGAACCGGAAGAAGAGAAGTCTGAACACACGGTTCGGGAACTCTCCGCCGAGGAAAAGCGAATCAAGCAACTCGAATCGCAGGTCGAACGGTTGCAGTCGCACACTGACGACCTGCGGGAAACCGTGGAAGAGAAAGACGACCGAATCGAGGGACTCGAAGGCGACCTCTCGGACGCCAGACGCGAAGAGCGCGAAAACGTTCGCGCCAGACGCGAAATCTCTCGACTTCAGCGCGAGAACAACCGACTGGAGGACGAACTGGATGACCGTGACGACCGAATCGAGGAGTTGGACGGCAAACTGGAACGACTCAAAGAACTGTGGAAACTCGACCACTCGAACTTCAGCGACGTAGCCGAACAGAAGGCCGGACTCGTCGCCGTCAAACCGATTTCGAAGTTCACCAACGACGCAATCGATGCTGCTCACGAAAGTTACGGACTCGCCGAGAACGACGTGATTTACCTCCGGGACGCGAGTGGAGCAGGTCGCTCGACTGCAAAACGACTCGCGGACATCAGTCCGCGAGTCGTGCTCAAGGCGGGCGGAATTTCGGAGGTGGCCGACGAACTGCTGTTCGACAACGACATTCCGGTCGGGCCTGCGAGCGACGTGACGATTCAGGAAATCGACGAACTCGCAGTCGCGCGTGAAGCGGAAGTAGAGACGGTCATCGAGGAGTGGCGTGACCGGGCGGAAGACCGCCGGAAAGAAGAAAAAACGGAACAACTCGACCAACTCATCAGCGAACACCGCGCCGAGCGCAGGGCCGACGAACGTCGGTCGTCGTCCTCTTCATCTACTTCGTCTTCATCTTCCTCGTCCTCTTCGTTCGGCAATTAG
- a CDS encoding DMT family transporter has translation MANYKNFILFVALAALWGIAFMAIKAGLDYFPPVLFAAIRYDLAAIIMLGYAWLVSERWIPKTRSDVFAVVIDGVLLVGVYNVLVFLGEQIVTSAVAAILVSLNPILSTVFSRGILPSERLTKAGIGGLFIGFVGVGLVSGLELSELGTNNIVGQLLIVGAAASFAFGSVAVQLIDDDISTEGTTAWACVVGAIVIHLTSFGLGENVTNVTWNIESITALAYLVVGSSAIGYFIYFDLLEKLGPIEINMVSYAAPIFAAASGWLVLGETVTVKTVLGFVLIFAGFSIVKRRQLRDEFIKVSSEHSSSD, from the coding sequence ATGGCAAATTACAAAAATTTCATTCTTTTTGTCGCTCTGGCAGCACTCTGGGGAATCGCTTTCATGGCTATCAAAGCAGGATTGGACTACTTCCCGCCGGTTCTTTTTGCGGCGATACGATATGACCTCGCTGCAATCATTATGTTGGGCTACGCATGGCTCGTTTCCGAACGTTGGATTCCGAAAACACGGAGTGATGTGTTTGCAGTCGTCATCGATGGAGTGCTATTAGTCGGAGTGTACAACGTTCTCGTTTTCTTAGGTGAACAAATAGTTACGAGCGCAGTTGCAGCGATTCTCGTGAGTTTGAATCCGATTCTCTCGACGGTCTTTTCACGGGGAATACTGCCCAGCGAGCGACTGACAAAGGCAGGAATTGGCGGACTGTTCATCGGATTCGTTGGCGTCGGCTTGGTCAGTGGATTGGAGCTTTCGGAACTAGGTACGAACAATATCGTTGGCCAACTGTTAATCGTGGGTGCAGCGGCGAGTTTCGCGTTCGGGAGCGTTGCCGTTCAGCTAATCGACGATGACATTTCGACGGAAGGCACCACAGCATGGGCGTGTGTCGTCGGTGCAATTGTCATACATTTAACAAGCTTTGGTCTCGGTGAAAACGTTACTAACGTTACGTGGAACATCGAATCGATTACTGCACTCGCGTACCTCGTCGTTGGGTCGAGCGCTATCGGCTACTTCATCTATTTCGACTTGCTGGAAAAGCTCGGCCCGATTGAAATCAACATGGTCTCTTATGCGGCACCCATTTTCGCAGCCGCCTCGGGATGGCTCGTTCTCGGAGAAACAGTGACGGTAAAGACTGTACTCGGATTTGTCCTCATTTTCGCGGGATTTAGTATTGTAAAACGCAGACAGCTTCGGGACGAATTTATAAAGGTATCGAGTGAGCACAGTTCCAGCGATTGA
- the eif1A gene encoding translation initiation factor eIF-1A has product MSDNSGRNNLRMPDDDEVFATVTNMLGANRVKVRCADGTERTARIPGKMQKRVWIREDDIVLVEPWDWQDEKADIKWRYDKQQADQLREEGHIG; this is encoded by the coding sequence ATGAGTGACAACAGCGGACGCAATAACCTCCGCATGCCTGACGATGATGAGGTATTCGCTACCGTCACCAACATGCTCGGTGCGAATCGCGTCAAAGTTCGGTGCGCAGACGGAACGGAACGAACCGCTCGAATCCCCGGGAAGATGCAAAAGCGCGTGTGGATTCGGGAGGACGACATCGTCCTCGTAGAACCGTGGGACTGGCAGGACGAGAAAGCCGACATCAAATGGCGCTACGACAAACAGCAGGCCGACCAACTGCGTGAAGAAGGGCATATCGGCTAA
- the rio1 gene encoding serine/threonine-protein kinase Rio1, which produces MSEEYGLLDPENTEAPGDEWEEIDVSDTEADRIARKRDREFSQFRERVKDSDQFKVEQSVFDDATLAALYKLVQDGYVQAFGGPISSGKEATVYSALGDEENGEVAVKIYRINASNFRDMREYLVGDPRFEELGGDKKRVVLAWVRKEFANLKRAIKAGVRVPEPLAVQRNVLVMEFMGNDGRRAPTLADARLENPKTAYEVVREYMRRLFDSGLVHGDLSEYNILVSNGELCIIDVGQAVTYHHPNSGEFLTRDCANIASFFQREGMEVHGDELETWIRENADPDK; this is translated from the coding sequence ATGAGTGAGGAGTACGGACTGCTTGACCCAGAGAACACCGAGGCACCCGGCGACGAGTGGGAGGAAATCGACGTTTCCGACACTGAAGCCGACCGCATCGCGCGAAAGCGCGACCGAGAGTTCAGCCAATTCAGAGAGCGGGTCAAAGACTCAGACCAGTTCAAAGTCGAGCAGTCCGTCTTTGACGACGCCACGCTCGCTGCGCTGTACAAACTCGTGCAGGACGGCTACGTGCAGGCGTTCGGCGGGCCGATTTCGTCCGGCAAGGAAGCGACCGTCTACAGCGCGCTTGGGGACGAGGAGAACGGCGAAGTCGCAGTCAAAATCTACCGAATCAATGCGAGCAACTTCCGCGACATGCGTGAATATCTCGTCGGTGACCCGCGATTCGAGGAACTCGGCGGAGACAAAAAACGGGTCGTCCTCGCATGGGTTCGCAAGGAATTTGCCAACTTGAAGCGCGCGATAAAAGCGGGCGTTCGGGTGCCGGAACCTCTTGCAGTCCAGCGAAACGTGCTGGTGATGGAGTTCATGGGTAACGACGGTAGACGAGCGCCGACGCTCGCGGACGCCCGACTCGAAAACCCCAAAACGGCCTACGAAGTCGTCAGGGAGTACATGCGCCGATTGTTCGATTCAGGCCTCGTCCACGGCGACCTTTCGGAGTATAACATCCTCGTCAGCAACGGCGAACTCTGCATTATCGACGTAGGACAGGCCGTAACCTACCACCACCCCAACAGCGGGGAGTTTCTGACTCGGGACTGTGCGAACATCGCGTCGTTCTTCCAGCGGGAAGGAATGGAGGTTCACGGTGACGAACTGGAAACGTGGATTCGGGAGAACGCAGACCCGGATAAATAA
- a CDS encoding DUF7282 domain-containing protein has product MFEGTDGRNVLTHRIGVLSRERSKPFIGCVAVTSFADEEGDMTRIPRTVSATFVAVLVVLAGGVAVSLGATGQTDTAAETRVTNLQEEAQSNVTINEQQSDGETVVIESVTMSEGGFVAIHDESLLEGNVVGSVLGNSVYLEPGTHENVTVTLARSINETQTLIAMPHLDTNDNQVYDFVIGNGTVDGPYTERGAPVTEGAEISVDEPEEQPEDNVTDGQLPDQLVFQVESMNIDEWSFIVGDSTEPDRTETVSGVDLQDETVRLNTTALLQNESAQEVVQRGQDVSQEDVEKTMESSNVSVPSDLETVRVVLRDISVQNVTFVVELPPNLNATMMPEQPGVPEQPEELNASVTFEDQTTSGETVTVDSVTMSEGGFVTMHDESLLEGNVIGSILGSSEYLEPGTHENVTVTLDESLTESQTLIAMPHLDTNGNQMYDFATSGGEEDLPYVVDNEVVVDPANVTVEDSAETTTPTEETTTPEETTTPAEETTTPEEETTTPAEETTTPEETTTPAEETTTPTEETTTPEETTTAEDDGDVSNVSDLGPSLDVQNLEAPQNATVGDTVTVNATITNPTDQELSQFVDFRLDGDVVERKDVALPPGGSVDVAYQIDTSGVEPGTYTHGVYTANFGEIATIAIAGAEETTTPAETTTPAETTTPAAETTTVEETTTAAEETTTVANETITAEPETTVSEATTTAAAETTVANQTTAVNQTTVADETTVAGETTVVSDTTTEAGAATTIANETSA; this is encoded by the coding sequence ATGTTCGAGGGTACGGACGGCAGGAACGTCCTAACCCACCGAATCGGCGTCTTATCCCGTGAACGGTCGAAGCCGTTTATCGGGTGTGTCGCCGTCACCTCGTTCGCAGATGAGGAGGGAGATATGACACGAATCCCGAGAACAGTTAGTGCCACATTCGTGGCCGTTCTCGTGGTACTCGCCGGCGGTGTTGCGGTATCGCTCGGTGCCACGGGACAGACGGACACAGCAGCAGAAACGCGGGTTACAAACCTACAGGAGGAAGCACAATCGAACGTAACTATCAACGAACAGCAAAGTGACGGCGAAACCGTCGTTATCGAGTCAGTGACCATGTCGGAGGGCGGATTCGTCGCAATTCACGACGAAAGCCTGCTTGAGGGGAACGTCGTCGGAAGCGTCCTCGGCAATTCGGTGTATCTCGAACCCGGGACGCACGAGAACGTCACCGTGACGCTCGCACGATCCATCAACGAGACACAGACGCTCATCGCCATGCCGCACCTCGACACGAACGACAATCAGGTGTACGACTTCGTCATCGGCAACGGAACCGTTGACGGCCCGTATACCGAGCGAGGTGCGCCAGTCACCGAAGGTGCAGAGATTTCGGTCGATGAACCCGAAGAACAACCGGAAGACAACGTGACGGACGGGCAACTGCCCGACCAACTCGTCTTCCAAGTCGAATCGATGAACATCGACGAATGGTCGTTCATCGTGGGTGATAGCACCGAACCCGACCGCACCGAAACCGTGAGCGGCGTGGACTTGCAGGACGAGACGGTTCGTCTGAACACGACGGCGCTCCTTCAGAACGAATCCGCGCAGGAAGTCGTCCAGCGCGGACAGGACGTTTCGCAGGAGGACGTAGAGAAAACGATGGAATCGAGCAACGTCTCGGTTCCGAGTGACTTAGAAACCGTCCGCGTCGTCCTCCGCGACATCAGCGTGCAGAACGTGACGTTCGTGGTGGAACTGCCACCGAACCTGAACGCCACGATGATGCCCGAGCAGCCGGGCGTGCCCGAGCAACCGGAGGAACTCAACGCCAGCGTCACCTTCGAAGACCAAACCACGAGCGGTGAGACGGTAACCGTCGATTCGGTTACCATGTCGGAAGGTGGCTTCGTGACGATGCACGACGAGAGCCTTCTCGAAGGGAACGTCATCGGCAGCATTCTCGGGTCGTCGGAATACCTCGAACCCGGGACGCACGAGAACGTCACCGTGACGCTCGATGAGTCACTCACCGAGAGTCAGACGCTCATCGCCATGCCGCACCTCGACACGAACGGGAATCAGATGTACGACTTCGCCACGTCCGGGGGAGAAGAAGACCTCCCCTACGTCGTGGACAACGAAGTCGTGGTTGACCCGGCGAACGTGACCGTCGAGGACAGTGCGGAGACGACGACGCCGACAGAGGAGACAACAACTCCTGAAGAGACGACGACTCCGGCTGAAGAAACAACCACTCCGGAAGAGGAGACAACTACTCCGGCAGAGGAGACAACAACTCCGGAGGAAACCACGACGCCAGCGGAGGAAACAACAACTCCTACTGAAGAGACAACAACTCCGGAAGAGACGACCACCGCCGAAGACGACGGTGACGTCAGCAACGTCTCCGACCTCGGCCCGTCGCTGGACGTGCAGAACTTAGAAGCGCCGCAGAACGCGACGGTCGGCGACACCGTCACGGTGAACGCGACCATCACCAACCCAACCGACCAAGAACTCTCGCAGTTTGTGGACTTCCGATTGGACGGTGATGTTGTCGAGCGCAAAGACGTAGCACTCCCACCGGGTGGAAGCGTGGACGTGGCGTACCAAATCGACACCAGCGGAGTCGAACCCGGTACGTACACCCACGGCGTCTACACGGCTAACTTCGGCGAAATAGCGACCATTGCGATAGCGGGTGCCGAAGAAACCACGACGCCTGCCGAGACGACGACTCCGGCGGAAACCACGACGCCAGCAGCGGAAACGACCACCGTTGAAGAAACGACGACAGCAGCAGAAGAGACGACCACAGTGGCCAACGAGACGATAACTGCCGAGCCGGAAACCACCGT
- a CDS encoding cupin domain-containing protein, with amino-acid sequence MSVDRSKSEIEAAFTQLGDHEEYDWVPLPGDRFEGVYNKVLYTSRATGEVYELVKIEEGAEFPTHYHPTLQTLYLTEGKLRHPDGEVTNPGRFEVIPAGEKHGNYVAEETAIQHKHFSGTPMFHLEDGSTYIYQDDGHVIDCGKLDMGQRLNQENMLR; translated from the coding sequence ATGAGCGTTGATAGATCAAAGTCCGAAATCGAAGCAGCATTCACACAACTAGGCGACCACGAGGAGTACGACTGGGTGCCACTCCCTGGAGATCGTTTTGAGGGAGTGTACAACAAAGTGCTCTACACGAGTCGTGCAACAGGTGAAGTGTACGAACTGGTCAAAATAGAGGAGGGTGCCGAGTTCCCCACACACTATCACCCGACCCTCCAAACGCTGTACCTCACTGAAGGTAAACTCCGCCATCCGGACGGCGAAGTAACGAACCCCGGACGATTCGAGGTCATACCTGCTGGTGAAAAGCACGGCAACTACGTCGCCGAAGAAACCGCAATCCAGCACAAACACTTCTCGGGAACACCGATGTTCCATCTGGAAGATGGAAGCACCTACATTTATCAAGATGACGGGCACGTCATCGACTGTGGAAAACTTGATATGGGCCAGCGGCTGAATCAAGAGAACATGCTTCGATAA
- a CDS encoding DUF7470 family protein, translating to MLGKLGAKGIVGLLALVAGIAVIALESYIIAAGMALVVLGFVLTAWGLVSGVLESFGMGAMMGGGFE from the coding sequence ATGCTTGGAAAACTCGGTGCCAAAGGCATCGTCGGTCTGCTCGCACTGGTCGCCGGAATCGCGGTTATCGCACTCGAAAGTTACATCATCGCGGCAGGGATGGCCCTCGTCGTCCTCGGCTTCGTCCTGACCGCGTGGGGACTCGTTTCGGGCGTGCTGGAGAGTTTCGGAATGGGTGCGATGATGGGCGGCGGATTCGAGTAA